A single window of Taeniopygia guttata chromosome 1, bTaeGut7.mat, whole genome shotgun sequence DNA harbors:
- the NUMA1 gene encoding nuclear mitotic apparatus protein 1 isoform X2 — protein MSLHGARVAALLAWVNSTKVCPDPLNDLSQLQDCSVFIRIIHKIHRSKEGESVLEQPLPERISFIHGFLKKHCRHKLAAENLVSAQKLLDGEELELAKVAVLLLYHTSMSSKNSGDWNEFDYKTQVELASIVKFVLDNEECLNENLEPFLQRKELSLSSVFSSSSSEEHSPVYSLPHKREVRFLELQRIASFPSTNLPSIPSSPMGDIMQTPQFQLRRLKEQLAFERKKQEELEVEVAENHRLIMEKDAQITTMQQRIDHLVKLNEKQAEDQLEPKEMEELREKNESLVGRLHEAFRQCHNLKTEKSQMDRKINQLSEENGDLSFKLREIASNMVQLQRALNELLEEHTTAMGQSQEKQQQLEKELQAALQDKKYSEEKIEILQGKISVLEDQLAKLEECSTQEKGEVMGDILKLEELKKEVSSLTAKGLQLEEQNKQLDSLVSSLQSSLSESHQAREKLKQDLQAQAAESQAEQLAALSVQHEQTLRERDSALQQLQQANASLSSQLQAVDEEKAALSHKVGELEAQILELGAQRQQGVAAEALKAQLQELEGRLKESQQRLAEKEKLARENSRLQEQLLFLEESLRNTEGILEDEKRRATECLEGNLARIAELEAERQQLLQGREQALREQGEELAARQVIEESQEQSMGASSAAQGEDEECRRLKEEIQVLSQEHSRTCQQLQAEQEKVAVLEAQAEQLAGLQADLSSTQSWAKEKENEEQKLRAEISSLQEKMAVAEQTAAQRVAKLEADALRAAEALEGVSQQLSQEKLKSKELEGTMDKLRIAEKELVSLRSAVQEKESWKEQVSQCVQEMERKNSLISSLEHEVSILHHQVEEGEGESKELKRLILAESEKSKKLEERLRVLQTEMATAASRAAERCSLMKVEVQRCQEEIEKQQMTIEALKRDRHCQSKREDELRQEAKVCQDKCLQKEQLLAALQQELDSARAEHASLESQHHQDLEQRAKAVSLLQAELAQAKLKAAEVPSLREQLAEKERAVQRLQADAAEAGAQLAGLQQANARLAEELRKSHSQGQRQLEVELGQARERHTQELEQLRAASEKLVSSSRQEAKEAVQKLEDLSKEYESSKAAASEEKKKLLEEKQRLTTQVEQLEIIQKDQTKQVEELNKKLTQHEKATWTQQQRVKALEGELQAAVTSHQEKVAELQVQLTQKEQAAEHYKGQMEKAKSHYDAKKQQNQELSEKLKAMEHLQRENKELQSKSERLAKELQQNILQAKESEMSCKNLTSQIHSLEAQVEVAKRQVQELSKMTATVKGQETSCKGVADQSIDSLDEAELLSSPRKATSSQLEVSVLPSDSEDSLLSQQLPQRLESLCFTPILSETRANFPGDLSLDSGRKTRSAHRRTTINITMTDKQAKSDELVCIKNIPLAQSTKTSSPAKGRLRSGASTRSLTSLPSQETLAKLEASSPEKTPGKSALLGLPGYRPVTRSSLRLQQTSSSSLGVCGQGRSTMKLGTCQDEPEQLDDWNRIAELQRRNQARPPHLKTSYPLESMPSTSLGTITDEDVKMGDPEETLRRGSMQASQIIATSSQASSITTRQQRKRLSEETHQGPDTPPSKKPTSCFPRPQTTQDRSEQSGSQVRQHSEQPTPATQAQRHQSMAFSILNTPRELGRRLLRRAVAQRSTPTSSRGTRRSSRIATAKSPKGKVSRQSRKDKQS, from the exons ATGTCTCTTCACGGTGCAAGAGTTGCTGCTCTCCTTGCTTGG GTGAACAGCACAAAGGTTTGTCCTGATCCCCTCAATGAtctgtcccagctccaggacTGTAGTGTCTTCATCAGAATTATCCACAAAAT CCACAGGAGCAAGGAAGGAGAgtctgtgctggagcagccGCTGCCAGAGAGGATCTCCTTCATCCATGGTTTCCTAAAGA AGCACTGCCGGCACAAATTGGCTGCAGAAAACCTTGTCTCTGCACAGAAACTCCTGGatggagaggagctggagctggccaAG GTGGCCGTGCTGCTCCTGTATCACACCTCCATGAGTTCCAAGAACTCTGGGGACTGGAATGAATTTGACTACAAGACTCAG GTTGAACTGGCATCAATCGTCAAATTTGTGCTGGATAACGAGGAGTGCCTAAATGAGAATCTGGAGCCATTTCTGCAGAGGAAAG agCTGTCCTTGTCCAGTgtgttcagcagcagcagctctgaggaacATTCCCCAGTGTACTCTCTCCCACACAAGCGAGAGGTGCgtttcctggagctgcagaggatcgcctccttccccagcaccaa CCTGCCCAGCATTCCATCTTCACCCATGGGGGACATCATGCAGACCCCCCAGTTTCAGCTGCGGCGGCTGAAGGAGCAGCTGGCttttgagagaaagaaacaggaagAGCTGGAGGTGGAGGTGGCAGAGAATCACAGGCTCATCATGGAGAAGG ATGCTCAGATCACCACGATGCAGCAGCGGATTGATCACTTGGTAAAGCTCAATGAGAAGCAAGCAGAAGACCAACTGGAGCCCAAAGAAATGGAGGAGTTGAGGGAGAAGAATGAGAG CCTGGTGGGGCGCCTGCATGAGGCCTTCAGGCAGTGCCACAacctgaagactgaaaaatccCAGATGGACCGAAAAATCAACCAGCTCTCCGAGGAGAACGGGGATCTTTCCTTCAAG CTGCGGGAGATCGCCAGCAATATGGTCCAGCTACAACGAGCCCTGAATGAGCTCTTGGAGGAACACACCACTGCCATGGGGCAGTcgcaggaaaagcagcaacagctggagaaggagctgcaggcagccctgcaggacaAG AAATACTCAGAAGAGAAAATCGAGATTCTACAGGGAAAGATTTCTGTGCTGGAGGACCAGTTGGCCAAGCTGGAGGAGTGCAGCACCCAGGAGAAGGGAGAAGTCATGGGGGACATTTTGAAG ctggaggagctgaagAAGGAAGTGTCCAGCCTCACAGCCAAAGGCCTGCAGCTGGAAGAGCAGAATAAGCAGCTGGACAGCCTTGTCAGCAGCCTCCAGAGCTCCCTCTCTGAGAGCCACCAGGCCCGAGAGAAACTCAAGCAGGAcctgcaggcacaggctgccgagagccaggctgagcagctggCTGCCCTCAGTGTCCAGCATGAGCAGACCCTGCGGGAAAGGGactctgccctgcagcagctccagcaggccaatgcatccctgagcagccagctACAGGCTGTGGATGAGGAGAAGGCTGCACTGAGCCACAAGGTCGGTGAACTGGAAGCCCAGATCCTGGAGCTGGGTGCCCAGCGACAGCAGGGAGTGGCAGCAGAGGCCCTGAAagcacagctgcaggagctggaggggaGGCTAAAGGAGAGCCAGCAGAGGCTGGCCGAGAAGGAGAAGTTGGCCCGGGAGAACAGCcgcctgcaggagcagctgctgttcctggaggAATCCCTGCGGAACACTGAGGGAATATTGGAGGACGAGAAGAGACGAGCAACTGAGTGCCTGGAGGGCAACCTGGCCAGGATTGCTGAGCTGGAGGCAGAGAGACAGCAGCTGCTTCAGGGCCGGGAGCAAGCTCTGCgggagcagggtgaggagctGGCCGCACGCCAGGTGATAGAGGAGAGCCAGGAGCAGTCCATGGGAGCCTCTTCTGCTGCCCAAGGGGAGGATGAAGAGTGCAGGAGGCTAAAGGAGGAAATACAGGTGCTGAGCCAGGAGCACAGCCGGACttgtcagcagctgcaggctgagcaggagaaggtggctgtgctggaggcccaggcagagcagctggctGGCCTTCAGGCTGACTTGTCCAGCACTCAGTCATGggcaaaggagaaggagaacGAGGAGCAGAAGCTGAGGGCCGAGATTTCGTCGCTGCAGGAGAAGATGGCTGTGGCAGAGCAAACAGCAGCCCAGCGTGTGGCCAAGCTGGAGGCAGATgccctgagagctgctgaggcactggagGGAGTCTCCCAGCAGCTGTCCCAGGAGAAGCTCAAATCCAAGGAGTTGGAAGGCACCATGGATAAGCTGCGGATTGCAGAGAAGGAGCTGGTGTCCCTCCGCTCTGCcgtgcaggagaaggagagcTGGAAGGAACAAGTGTCCCAGTGTGTCCAGGAGATGGAGAGGAAGAACAGCCTGATCAGCAGCCTGGAGCATGAGGTCTCCATCCTCCATCATCAGgtggaggaaggggaaggggagagcaAGGAGCTAAAACGCCTCATCCTGGCTGAGTCAGAGAAGAGCAAGAAGCTGGAGGAGAGGCTGCGGGTGCTGCAGACAGAGATGGCCACCGCAGCCTCCCGTGCAGCTGAGAGGTGCTCACTGATGAAGGTAGAGGTGCAGCGGTGCCAGGAAGAGATTGAGAAACAGCAGATGACCATTGAGGCCCTGAAAAGGGACCGCCATTGCCAGAGTAAGCGGGAAGATGAGCTGCGGCAGGAGGCAAAGGTCTGCCAGGACAAGTGCCTAcagaaggagcagctcctggctgctttgCAGCAGGAGCTCGACAGCGCTCGGGCCGAGCACGCCTCCCTGGAAAGCCAGCACCACCAGGACCTGGAGCAGAGAGCAaaagctgtgtccctgctgcaagcTGAGCTAGCGCAGGCCAAGCTGAAGGCGGCTGAGGTGCCGTCACTGCGGGAGCAGTTGGCAGAAAAGGAGAGGGCCGTGCAGCGGCTGCAGGCTGACGCAGCAgaggcaggggcacagctggcagggctgcaaCAGGCCAATGCTCGGCTAGCCGAGGAACTCAGGAAGAGCCACAGCCAAGGGCAGCGGCAGCTGGAGGTGGAACTGGGCCAGGCCAGGGAGCGGCACacgcaggagctggagcagctgagggcagcATCGGAGAAGctggtgagcagcagcaggcaggaggctAAGGAGGCAGTGCAGAAGCTGGAGGACCTGAGTAAGGAATATGagagcagcaaagcagcagcctcggaagagaagaagaaactCCTGGAAGAGAAGCAGAGACTGACAACTCAG GTGGAGCAGTTGGAGATAATCCAGAAGGACCAAACTAAGCAG GTGGAGGAGCTGAATAAAAAGCTGACTCAGCATGAGAAGGCCACCTGGACCCAGCAGCAGAGAGTTAAA GCACTTGaaggggagctgcaggcagcagtcACCAGCCATCAGGAGAaggtggcagagctgcaggtgcagcTCACCCAgaaggagcaggcagctgagcacTACAAAGGGCAG ATGGAGAAGGCAAAAAGTCATTATGATGCCAAGAAGCAGCAGAACCAGGAGCTATCAGAGAAGCTGAAGGCCATGGAGCACCTGCAGAGAGAGAACAAAGAGCTTCAGAGCAAATCGGAAAGGCTGGCCAAGGAGCTACAGCAGAACATCCTGCAGGCCAAGGAGTCTGAGATGAGCTGCAAGAATCTTACCAGTCAGATCCACAGCCTGGAAGCTCAG GTGGAGGTTGCCAAACGGCAGGTGCAGGAACTCAGCAAGATGACTGCCACAGTAAAGGGACAGGAGACTTCCTGCAAGGGTGTGGCCGACCAGAGCATTGACAGCCTCGatgaggcagagctgctcagctcccCCAG GAAGGCCACCAGCTCTCAGTTGGAAGTCTCAGTGTTGCCATCAGACAGTGAAGACTCACTGCTGtctcagcagctgccccagagacTGGAGAGTCTCTGCTTTACTCCCATCCTCTCTGAGACGCGCGCCAACTTCCCGGGTGACTTGTCGCTCGACTCCGGGCGCAAGACCCGCTCCGCCCACCGCCGCACGACCATCAACATCACCATGACAGAT AAACAGGCAAAGTCTGACGAACTGGTCTGCATCAAGAACATCCCATTGGCTCAGTCCACAAAAACGTCTTCCCCTGCTAAGGGCCGTCTCCGCTCAGGTGCCTCCACTCGTTCCCTCACCAGCCTCCCCTCCCAGGAAACTCTTGCAAAGCTGGAAGCCTCTTCCCCAGAGAAGACCCCTGGCAAGTCAGCACTGTTGGGCCTCCCTGGGTACAGGCCAGTCACCCGTAGCTCCCTGCGCTTGCAGCagaccagcagctccagcctcgGTGTGTGTGGGCAGG GCCGGAGCACCATGAAGCTGGGCACGTGCCAGGATGAGCCGGAGCAGCTGGACGACTGGAACCGCATTGCAGAGCTGCAGCGGCGGAACCAGGCCCGCCCCCCTCACCTGAAGACCAGCTACCCCCTAGAGAGCATG ccctccaCTTCCTTGGGAACCATCACAGATGAGGATGTGAAGATGGGGGACCCAGAGGAGACGCTGCGACGTGGCAGCATGCAGGCCTCCCAGATCATCGCCAccagcagccaggccagcagcaTCACCACCCGGCAGCAGAGGAAGCGCCTCTCCGAGGAGACCCACCAGGGCCCTGACACCCCCCCG TCCAAGAAGCCAACCAGCTGCTTCCCACGGCCACAGACCACCCAGGACCGCAGTGAGCAGAGTGGTTCCCAGGTCCGTCAACACAGCGAGCAGCCTACCCCAGCCACACAA GCTCAGAGGCACCAGTCGATGGCGTTCAGCATCCTCAACACccccagggagctggggaggcgCCTGCTGCGCCGGGCAGTTGCCCAGAGGAGCACTCCCACATCCTCCAGGGGCACTCGCCGTTCATCCCGCATCGCCACCGCCAAGTCCCCAAAGGGCAAG GTCAGTCGCCAGTCGCGCAAGGACAAGCAATCCTGA
- the NUMA1 gene encoding nuclear mitotic apparatus protein 1 isoform X3, with product MSLHGARVAALLAWVNSTKVCPDPLNDLSQLQDCSVFIRIIHKIHRSKEGESVLEQPLPERISFIHGFLKKHCRHKLAAENLVSAQKLLDGEELELAKVAVLLLYHTSMSSKNSGDWNEFDYKTQVELASIVKFVLDNEECLNENLEPFLQRKAELSLSSVFSSSSSEEHSPVYSLPHKREVRFLELQRIASFPSTNLPSIPSSPMGDIMQTPQFQLRRLKEQLAFERKKQEELEVEVAENHRLIMEKDAQITTMQQRIDHLVKLNEKQAEDQLEPKEMEELREKNESLVGRLHEAFRQCHNLKTEKSQMDRKINQLSEENGDLSFKLREIASNMVQLQRALNELLEEHTTAMGQSQEKQQQLEKELQAALQDKKYSEEKIEILQGKISVLEDQLAKLEECSTQEKGEVMGDILKLEELKKEVSSLTAKGLQLEEQNKQLDSLVSSLQSSLSESHQAREKLKQDLQAQAAESQAEQLAALSVQHEQTLRERDSALQQLQQANASLSSQLQAVDEEKAALSHKVGELEAQILELGAQRQQGVAAEALKAQLQELEGRLKESQQRLAEKEKLARENSRLQEQLLFLEESLRNTEGILEDEKRRATECLEGNLARIAELEAERQQLLQGREQALREQGEELAARQVIEESQEQSMGASSAAQGEDEECRRLKEEIQVLSQEHSRTCQQLQAEQEKVAVLEAQAEQLAGLQADLSSTQSWAKEKENEEQKLRAEISSLQEKMAVAEQTAAQRVAKLEADALRAAEALEGVSQQLSQEKLKSKELEGTMDKLRIAEKELVSLRSAVQEKESWKEQVSQCVQEMERKNSLISSLEHEVSILHHQVEEGEGESKELKRLILAESEKSKKLEERLRVLQTEMATAASRAAERCSLMKVEVQRCQEEIEKQQMTIEALKRDRHCQSKREDELRQEAKVCQDKCLQKEQLLAALQQELDSARAEHASLESQHHQDLEQRAKAVSLLQAELAQAKLKAAEVPSLREQLAEKERAVQRLQADAAEAGAQLAGLQQANARLAEELRKSHSQGQRQLEVELGQARERHTQELEQLRAASEKLVSSSRQEAKEAVQKLEDLSKEYESSKAAASEEKKKLLEEKQRLTTQVEQLEIIQKDQTKQVEELNKKLTQHEKATWTQQQRVKALEGELQAAVTSHQEKVAELQVQLTQKEQAAEHYKGQMEKAKSHYDAKKQQNQELSEKLKAMEHLQRENKELQSKSERLAKELQQNILQAKESEMSCKNLTSQIHSLEAQVEVAKRQVQELSKMTATVKGQETSCKGVADQSIDSLDEAELLSSPRKATSSQLEVSVLPSDSEDSLLSQQLPQRLESLCFTPILSETRANFPGDLSLDSGRKTRSAHRRTTINITMTDKQAKSDELVCIKNIPLAQSTKTSSPAKGRLRSGASTRSLTSLPSQETLAKLEASSPEKTPGKSALLGLPGYRPVTRSSLRLQQTSSSSLGRSTMKLGTCQDEPEQLDDWNRIAELQRRNQARPPHLKTSYPLESMPSTSLGTITDEDVKMGDPEETLRRGSMQASQIIATSSQASSITTRQQRKRLSEETHQGPDTPPSKKPTSCFPRPQTTQDRSEQSGSQVRQHSEQPTPATQAQRHQSMAFSILNTPRELGRRLLRRAVAQRSTPTSSRGTRRSSRIATAKSPKGKVSRQSRKDKQS from the exons ATGTCTCTTCACGGTGCAAGAGTTGCTGCTCTCCTTGCTTGG GTGAACAGCACAAAGGTTTGTCCTGATCCCCTCAATGAtctgtcccagctccaggacTGTAGTGTCTTCATCAGAATTATCCACAAAAT CCACAGGAGCAAGGAAGGAGAgtctgtgctggagcagccGCTGCCAGAGAGGATCTCCTTCATCCATGGTTTCCTAAAGA AGCACTGCCGGCACAAATTGGCTGCAGAAAACCTTGTCTCTGCACAGAAACTCCTGGatggagaggagctggagctggccaAG GTGGCCGTGCTGCTCCTGTATCACACCTCCATGAGTTCCAAGAACTCTGGGGACTGGAATGAATTTGACTACAAGACTCAG GTTGAACTGGCATCAATCGTCAAATTTGTGCTGGATAACGAGGAGTGCCTAAATGAGAATCTGGAGCCATTTCTGCAGAGGAAAG cagagCTGTCCTTGTCCAGTgtgttcagcagcagcagctctgaggaacATTCCCCAGTGTACTCTCTCCCACACAAGCGAGAGGTGCgtttcctggagctgcagaggatcgcctccttccccagcaccaa CCTGCCCAGCATTCCATCTTCACCCATGGGGGACATCATGCAGACCCCCCAGTTTCAGCTGCGGCGGCTGAAGGAGCAGCTGGCttttgagagaaagaaacaggaagAGCTGGAGGTGGAGGTGGCAGAGAATCACAGGCTCATCATGGAGAAGG ATGCTCAGATCACCACGATGCAGCAGCGGATTGATCACTTGGTAAAGCTCAATGAGAAGCAAGCAGAAGACCAACTGGAGCCCAAAGAAATGGAGGAGTTGAGGGAGAAGAATGAGAG CCTGGTGGGGCGCCTGCATGAGGCCTTCAGGCAGTGCCACAacctgaagactgaaaaatccCAGATGGACCGAAAAATCAACCAGCTCTCCGAGGAGAACGGGGATCTTTCCTTCAAG CTGCGGGAGATCGCCAGCAATATGGTCCAGCTACAACGAGCCCTGAATGAGCTCTTGGAGGAACACACCACTGCCATGGGGCAGTcgcaggaaaagcagcaacagctggagaaggagctgcaggcagccctgcaggacaAG AAATACTCAGAAGAGAAAATCGAGATTCTACAGGGAAAGATTTCTGTGCTGGAGGACCAGTTGGCCAAGCTGGAGGAGTGCAGCACCCAGGAGAAGGGAGAAGTCATGGGGGACATTTTGAAG ctggaggagctgaagAAGGAAGTGTCCAGCCTCACAGCCAAAGGCCTGCAGCTGGAAGAGCAGAATAAGCAGCTGGACAGCCTTGTCAGCAGCCTCCAGAGCTCCCTCTCTGAGAGCCACCAGGCCCGAGAGAAACTCAAGCAGGAcctgcaggcacaggctgccgagagccaggctgagcagctggCTGCCCTCAGTGTCCAGCATGAGCAGACCCTGCGGGAAAGGGactctgccctgcagcagctccagcaggccaatgcatccctgagcagccagctACAGGCTGTGGATGAGGAGAAGGCTGCACTGAGCCACAAGGTCGGTGAACTGGAAGCCCAGATCCTGGAGCTGGGTGCCCAGCGACAGCAGGGAGTGGCAGCAGAGGCCCTGAAagcacagctgcaggagctggaggggaGGCTAAAGGAGAGCCAGCAGAGGCTGGCCGAGAAGGAGAAGTTGGCCCGGGAGAACAGCcgcctgcaggagcagctgctgttcctggaggAATCCCTGCGGAACACTGAGGGAATATTGGAGGACGAGAAGAGACGAGCAACTGAGTGCCTGGAGGGCAACCTGGCCAGGATTGCTGAGCTGGAGGCAGAGAGACAGCAGCTGCTTCAGGGCCGGGAGCAAGCTCTGCgggagcagggtgaggagctGGCCGCACGCCAGGTGATAGAGGAGAGCCAGGAGCAGTCCATGGGAGCCTCTTCTGCTGCCCAAGGGGAGGATGAAGAGTGCAGGAGGCTAAAGGAGGAAATACAGGTGCTGAGCCAGGAGCACAGCCGGACttgtcagcagctgcaggctgagcaggagaaggtggctgtgctggaggcccaggcagagcagctggctGGCCTTCAGGCTGACTTGTCCAGCACTCAGTCATGggcaaaggagaaggagaacGAGGAGCAGAAGCTGAGGGCCGAGATTTCGTCGCTGCAGGAGAAGATGGCTGTGGCAGAGCAAACAGCAGCCCAGCGTGTGGCCAAGCTGGAGGCAGATgccctgagagctgctgaggcactggagGGAGTCTCCCAGCAGCTGTCCCAGGAGAAGCTCAAATCCAAGGAGTTGGAAGGCACCATGGATAAGCTGCGGATTGCAGAGAAGGAGCTGGTGTCCCTCCGCTCTGCcgtgcaggagaaggagagcTGGAAGGAACAAGTGTCCCAGTGTGTCCAGGAGATGGAGAGGAAGAACAGCCTGATCAGCAGCCTGGAGCATGAGGTCTCCATCCTCCATCATCAGgtggaggaaggggaaggggagagcaAGGAGCTAAAACGCCTCATCCTGGCTGAGTCAGAGAAGAGCAAGAAGCTGGAGGAGAGGCTGCGGGTGCTGCAGACAGAGATGGCCACCGCAGCCTCCCGTGCAGCTGAGAGGTGCTCACTGATGAAGGTAGAGGTGCAGCGGTGCCAGGAAGAGATTGAGAAACAGCAGATGACCATTGAGGCCCTGAAAAGGGACCGCCATTGCCAGAGTAAGCGGGAAGATGAGCTGCGGCAGGAGGCAAAGGTCTGCCAGGACAAGTGCCTAcagaaggagcagctcctggctgctttgCAGCAGGAGCTCGACAGCGCTCGGGCCGAGCACGCCTCCCTGGAAAGCCAGCACCACCAGGACCTGGAGCAGAGAGCAaaagctgtgtccctgctgcaagcTGAGCTAGCGCAGGCCAAGCTGAAGGCGGCTGAGGTGCCGTCACTGCGGGAGCAGTTGGCAGAAAAGGAGAGGGCCGTGCAGCGGCTGCAGGCTGACGCAGCAgaggcaggggcacagctggcagggctgcaaCAGGCCAATGCTCGGCTAGCCGAGGAACTCAGGAAGAGCCACAGCCAAGGGCAGCGGCAGCTGGAGGTGGAACTGGGCCAGGCCAGGGAGCGGCACacgcaggagctggagcagctgagggcagcATCGGAGAAGctggtgagcagcagcaggcaggaggctAAGGAGGCAGTGCAGAAGCTGGAGGACCTGAGTAAGGAATATGagagcagcaaagcagcagcctcggaagagaagaagaaactCCTGGAAGAGAAGCAGAGACTGACAACTCAG GTGGAGCAGTTGGAGATAATCCAGAAGGACCAAACTAAGCAG GTGGAGGAGCTGAATAAAAAGCTGACTCAGCATGAGAAGGCCACCTGGACCCAGCAGCAGAGAGTTAAA GCACTTGaaggggagctgcaggcagcagtcACCAGCCATCAGGAGAaggtggcagagctgcaggtgcagcTCACCCAgaaggagcaggcagctgagcacTACAAAGGGCAG ATGGAGAAGGCAAAAAGTCATTATGATGCCAAGAAGCAGCAGAACCAGGAGCTATCAGAGAAGCTGAAGGCCATGGAGCACCTGCAGAGAGAGAACAAAGAGCTTCAGAGCAAATCGGAAAGGCTGGCCAAGGAGCTACAGCAGAACATCCTGCAGGCCAAGGAGTCTGAGATGAGCTGCAAGAATCTTACCAGTCAGATCCACAGCCTGGAAGCTCAG GTGGAGGTTGCCAAACGGCAGGTGCAGGAACTCAGCAAGATGACTGCCACAGTAAAGGGACAGGAGACTTCCTGCAAGGGTGTGGCCGACCAGAGCATTGACAGCCTCGatgaggcagagctgctcagctcccCCAG GAAGGCCACCAGCTCTCAGTTGGAAGTCTCAGTGTTGCCATCAGACAGTGAAGACTCACTGCTGtctcagcagctgccccagagacTGGAGAGTCTCTGCTTTACTCCCATCCTCTCTGAGACGCGCGCCAACTTCCCGGGTGACTTGTCGCTCGACTCCGGGCGCAAGACCCGCTCCGCCCACCGCCGCACGACCATCAACATCACCATGACAGAT AAACAGGCAAAGTCTGACGAACTGGTCTGCATCAAGAACATCCCATTGGCTCAGTCCACAAAAACGTCTTCCCCTGCTAAGGGCCGTCTCCGCTCAGGTGCCTCCACTCGTTCCCTCACCAGCCTCCCCTCCCAGGAAACTCTTGCAAAGCTGGAAGCCTCTTCCCCAGAGAAGACCCCTGGCAAGTCAGCACTGTTGGGCCTCCCTGGGTACAGGCCAGTCACCCGTAGCTCCCTGCGCTTGCAGCagaccagcagctccagcctcg GCCGGAGCACCATGAAGCTGGGCACGTGCCAGGATGAGCCGGAGCAGCTGGACGACTGGAACCGCATTGCAGAGCTGCAGCGGCGGAACCAGGCCCGCCCCCCTCACCTGAAGACCAGCTACCCCCTAGAGAGCATG ccctccaCTTCCTTGGGAACCATCACAGATGAGGATGTGAAGATGGGGGACCCAGAGGAGACGCTGCGACGTGGCAGCATGCAGGCCTCCCAGATCATCGCCAccagcagccaggccagcagcaTCACCACCCGGCAGCAGAGGAAGCGCCTCTCCGAGGAGACCCACCAGGGCCCTGACACCCCCCCG TCCAAGAAGCCAACCAGCTGCTTCCCACGGCCACAGACCACCCAGGACCGCAGTGAGCAGAGTGGTTCCCAGGTCCGTCAACACAGCGAGCAGCCTACCCCAGCCACACAA GCTCAGAGGCACCAGTCGATGGCGTTCAGCATCCTCAACACccccagggagctggggaggcgCCTGCTGCGCCGGGCAGTTGCCCAGAGGAGCACTCCCACATCCTCCAGGGGCACTCGCCGTTCATCCCGCATCGCCACCGCCAAGTCCCCAAAGGGCAAG GTCAGTCGCCAGTCGCGCAAGGACAAGCAATCCTGA